The window gtggcgtagcagggggggctgccacccgaggcggggcggttcgccgttgcaccccccctccccgggtgcagcacaatgacaccccctcccctcctccgaccagctcccgcaccctacctttaaaaagaatatcgggaggcgcagcgcctcgcgcctgccctgcacttaaaagaaatgtggaccgtcgagCCTTCTCTCgagctgtctgtcccgcccttgcggaaataggaagttgcgtcagcggtgggcgggacagacagatcgagagaaggcccgacggtccacatttcttttaagtgcagggcaggcgcgaggcgctgcgcctcgcctcccgatattctttttaaaggtagggtgcgggagctggttggggggggtgtcgattcgctgagagggggagctggcagggagcaccccccccccctgagctgacaccctgggcggaccgcccctcccgccccccccttgctacgccactgctctaatactccttgaccagatcctcttgctCTCTCTAACTtctctgtaacaccaattgtattattGACCCtgttatggcgatgccataacagatctttgtaagccacattgagcctgcaaataggtgggaaaatgtgggatacaagtgcaataaataaataaataaacttgtaaGCAGGTTTGTCAGTTGTCAAGGTTTCAAACCTGACAGAAGTCTATTAATGCAGTTTTATTCTTCACAAATGTCTCATCTTGAAAATGAAGGTTTCAGTCGCTCAGAGGTTAAGGGCTATGCGTTGATCCATATCCATAAATTTATAAAGTCTGTAACCACCATGGGGGCAAAGAATTCCACACAACATCAATTCATCAGCCCAGCACCAAAAATATTGTTTATGTTAAGCAAATATAACTACTGACCTCAGCAGTGACAACTTTCACACCGAGACACAGCCCAGTGATTCACTGTAATCATCTTCGGTCCACCCATAACCTTTTATGGTCTTAGaactttttgtaatttttatacattttttaaaaatgctactTAGCTTTCACAGCGATTTCAAATTGATGCTGACAGGACCCTCACCTCCATGGTCCATGTTTCGAGAACCTGCTTCAGGATTTGAAAGCAGTGCACATTATAAGAAAAGGCTGAGGCTACATCGGACCAGTAGTTATACCCACCTAACATTAAACAATATTTTTGATGCTGGGCTcattaaggagtggaggagtagcctagtggctagtgcagcggactttgatcctggggaactgagttcgaatcccactgcagctccttgtgactctgggcaagtcacttaaccctccattgcccctggtacaaaataagtacctgaatatactatgtaaaccgctttgaacgtagttgcaaaataccacagaaaggcggtatatcaagtcccatttccccttccctatttgagattctacatggaatgttgctagtggaggagtagcctagtggttaggcagTGGatcttggtcctggggaactgggtttgattcccactgcagctccttgtgactctgggcaagtcacttaaccctccattgcccctggtacaaataagtacctgtatgtaaaccactttgaatgtatgcaaaaaacacagaaaggtggtatatcaagtcccatttccctttcccttaattgaTGTTGATCCATATCCATGCCAGCCTTGAGAAATAGGACTACGGGCCACTCATTGAGTGGTGAGTGCCCCACTGCCCTTCAGGTGAATactgccctcctcctcctctctctctctctctgttctttaGAAGAGACAGATTATTGATATGGGCATTAAGTCCTTTTGAGACAACAAATGTAGGTTTGTCTGTCCAGCCTGTTGCATGTCTTTCATGATCTGCAAAGACCAGCTGTCATTTCCATCGTACCCCTCCCTAATCTCAGCCCATTTTCTCTGTACTGGACAGGCGGTTAGACATTTAAAGTTGGGGAGAAAGGAGCAGCACTCACCTCACTGTATCTACAGCCAATCCTGTCACCCATTTCCATTGATGCCCGGGGGCTGTGATTCTCAGTCCAATCCAGGCACGGTTTTTCGCTTTTCTGCTATTGTGTATGAAAACCTGCAAGAATCAGGACAGAGGCATCTAATATTGGATAAGTAGGTAAATATACTTCCAAGAAACACTCCTGAAATCTCCAGAAAAATGTGAGATGAACTTACTACTCTGTGGTTAAAGATGTGCAGCCCTGCAGAGGAATTAACATTAATTGAATATGATACACAGATAGCTCTGACCAAACAAGAGACAGCCAGGAAGTGAACAGCAAAATATAGGAACACTACTACAGTGTCAAAAATCCAAGTCTTGTCAGATTTGGCAATATTAAAACTTCTGTAGCAGGAGCCTCGTGTTTTAAGGGGTTTTAAAAAACTTCTAGGGAGCCCCCATCATAACCAATATCGTAGGCCTTGTTCAGCAGTCTGTCTATATCATGGCCTTTTACTTTAgaatgtattttataacaacaaaGGTTTATACTTTTGAAGTATCTGTATGTCTGTTTCATATCCCCCATCCTCAAGGGCAGTGGTTCTTGTACTTCTTACCAGCTCACTCGCATCTTGTATCTCCAGAAGTTGGGCGTCTCTCTTGGCGCAGTCATCTCTGCTGTCACTCCAGCTTTTGAGGGTCATGGAAAAGAAGTAACATTTCCCACCATGATGCAGCCAATCCCCGGCACAACCTGTGAACGCTGATACAGCTGGAGGAGACGGGGAAATAGATGTGAGGAAGTGCCCAGGCAAGCCATAGTTCCCCTTAAGATCACTCCAGAGGGAGAACAGAACAGACAAGTCCCAAGAAAAGGAATGCTCCGAGAGTGTCCCAAGTTGACTGCACTATCAAGAAGGTGTCCACCACAGTCTATAGGTAAAAGATTGCCATGGTAGGAAGTTGCATTGACCTATTCCGAGACCTTGGTCCTGAGTGTCCAAGCTGGAACCAGGTCTGGGTATATTTGTGAGTGGTTTGGAACTGGCCAGAAGCCACTCTAATGAAACTGTTCGCTGTGATTTGGAAAGCGACTTCACTGACCCAGTAATAAGCCTATGATTACAGAAATAACATGTTTTGTTTTACCTGCAAAGCCCTGTGCAGCTGTGTTTGTTGAGGGTCTAGGGCTGGTCAGAAAGGCAGACGAGTTCACTACATCTTTAATGGAAATCTCAGAGGGATTCAGAGCACAGCCATCTTCCCCTCTTCCCTAGAATCTCCTTAGAGAGGTTGGGGGTACAATTAAACATACAgtaaataaaggccttttttgggtcTCTCTCCATCTCAACCTCTGTTCAGACCCTGTGATACAATGTCTTACAGGGAATTACTTAACCTTCCACTACCTGATAGGAATAAGCAGAACCTGAAATGGCACCTCAGCACTGATAGGTACCTGGTTCTGCTGCCCACCTGTGAGATTCTGCTGATAGTGTAAGATCACAATATTGTGTGGTCCTGGTGATGGAGATgctggggtggtggggaaggcttGGTGTTAACTGTATAGTTGAGCTGTAGGAGATGACACTCATGGTTTGGAGATGAGGATGCTAGTGATGAAGACACTGAGGATCAGATGTTGACCCTGATCGTGATACTGGTGGCTGTGCGTCTGTGTTAGTGTTACTGGTGCTGAGGGTGGAGGCATTGGTGACACTGATGGTGTTCATGAATGTGTGGATAATGGTGCTGGGAGTTGAAGTCTGGTGATGGTTAAGGTGTTGGTCATGATTGTCTGATCTGCTGCAGATGGTGGTAGTGACAGTAAGAATAGGGGAGGGGTGAAAGGGAGAAGGAAAGTAAAGAGAAGGGTGGTCTGTTCTTTCTTCTGCCATCGTGTACTCTGTTTCTATAATTCACCTGCAGTAATGTTCTTTGACTCTCGATGTGTGCCCTGGTTCTGAAGACACTGTGAGCTATGAAGGTCGGACGTGTTTATGGACGGTCCTTCTCCATTACATCCAGTGGGATGATACCAGAAACCTTAGAAAGTGGGAGAAACAGGTCACATTGATGACAATATCAAGATGTCTTATCTATGACACTAGAACAGAGCTGTGAAGTAGGCCACAGATGGAACAACGAAGCCAAAGAGTAGACTTTATCAAAGGATCCGACATGGCCCATATTTTGGcagaagcctgcatcaggggtctaaaccATGACACAGGCTTCTGCCAAAATACGGGCCTTGTTGGATCCTTTAATAAAGTCTACTGTTTGCTTCATTGTTCCATCTGTGGCCTAGTTCACTGTTCTGTTCCACATTTTACATGTGTTGCTGTTTCCCTCCACTTTGCCCTGTCTTTATCTAAGACACTAACAGAACATGCCACCCAAAGAGGACGTCTGGTCACATGGAAATGCCTTCCCCAGCTTCTAGTCCCATCCAAGAGGCTAGGTTATTAGCAGTTGTGGAGACTTAATTCATTATCAAATAGGATCAATTGCATAGCCAGAAGGAGAAACCAGAGGTGTTGAAGTCTCTCAAAATTATTTATATAGTAAATAGACAAAACAGGCCTCAAATCCTCACTAATGCTTCCACAGAGGTTCTGAGCTAACCTTTTAGCCTCCTCCGTCCTGGCATGAAAGCTCTGGCATCTTGCTCAGCCTTTTTATCTTCTTGTGCATTTCTCTGCATTTGTGCTGAATAGCCAAAAATCTCATTTCCATGGATTGAAATATGTTGTGCTCTAGTGTTTGTTAGGCTTTGTGCATGGTTAGCTCATGAGCAAAACCCATTTTTGCATACAGCACCCACAACATTGTGCAATAAAGCCAAGTTACCCAATGCATGAAGCCTAGTGCACTGTCTACACCAGCCCCTCATTGCCCTGGCTCTGATGGTTCTATGTAGCTCTGTGTTGTTTCTCGGAGGTGACTTGGGGAAAGGTAATCTGTTGCTTACCCCGGAGACTCAGAGCGATCACAGCTCCAAGCAGTAGAAGATGCCCAGCACCTCCGATGCCCAAAGCTATTCTGTGCCAACGCGGACACCTCTGTGCAGCTGTAGAGAGATCAGAAACAAAAAACATCAGTGATACAGTGTCTGGAGCTGAAGCATTTatatatatagctaatcatttaTATATCTTAAttattgtagattttagaacctctaataaaggtctcatttacctaatacgaatccacagtaattattgaatagtctgtgtca is drawn from Microcaecilia unicolor chromosome 14, aMicUni1.1, whole genome shotgun sequence and contains these coding sequences:
- the LOC115457558 gene encoding killer cell lectin-like receptor subfamily B member 1B allele C isoform X1, which translates into the protein MWKLTSCLFSYHLLSEATAALGLFTPSQLLSGKSSEQHWCKSQNHSDDYLLTHTGLLPWTPIQRTCNRKQEAAQRCPRWHRIALGIGGAGHLLLLGAVIALSLRGFWYHPTGCNGEGPSINTSDLHSSQCLQNQGTHRESKNITAAVSAFTGCAGDWLHHGGKCYFFSMTLKSWSDSRDDCAKRDAQLLEIQDASELVFIHNSRKAKNRAWIGLRITAPGHQWKWVTGLAVDTVRII
- the LOC115457558 gene encoding killer cell lectin-like receptor subfamily F member 1 isoform X2 — protein: MQSENYYTTLNFDVKKRPHPGMSQGMMEAAQRCPRWHRIALGIGGAGHLLLLGAVIALSLRGFWYHPTGCNGEGPSINTSDLHSSQCLQNQGTHRESKNITAAVSAFTGCAGDWLHHGGKCYFFSMTLKSWSDSRDDCAKRDAQLLEIQDASELVFIHNSRKAKNRAWIGLRITAPGHQWKWVTGLAVDTVRII